One Mycobacterium sp. SMC-4 DNA window includes the following coding sequences:
- a CDS encoding HNH endonuclease, translating to MCGAAWSTIDHVKPIAAGGAHMLCNLRPMCGSCNPSKGAKWPLEDPLGRHRQAA from the coding sequence GTGTGCGGTGCGGCCTGGTCGACGATCGACCATGTCAAGCCGATCGCGGCAGGCGGGGCGCACATGCTCTGCAATCTGCGCCCGATGTGTGGCAGTTGCAATCCCAGCAAGGGTGCTAAGTGGCCACTGGAAGATCCGCTGGGCCGACATCGGCAAGCGGCCTGA